CCCATCAAAGCGCATTCAATAACTTCCtgattgtgtttttaaaaaaggaattaGGATTGTAGCACCTAGCCATAAACGCTAAAGTAAACTTTAGTGGGAAGTTGGCCAAAAAGGCCTTGGGTTGTGTAAAACCTGTTAACTGAGGAGCATGCtcaaataaatacatacatatacatacgtTAAAAACTAAAGTCTAATAGATGCCGATTTCGTTTTGAGGAATGCCAATTGCCTATCGAAAATATCATACAAATGGGGCAGGGTATGCTTAAaactgtttaaaaatttaacaggtttttaggtttttttgaATATCAATTACGAGTGTTTTTGAACTAAAAGCACCAAGTTTTACGGTGGAGGTGTAAATAAATCTAGTTTATCGCCTCATTCGATTCGATTATGGTGGTATTGAAAATGGCCCGGCAAATCTCCACCACGGAGTTGGACAATCGTCCGTAGCACTTGGGCTTATTCTTCCAGGCAATGAAGGCGTAGTAGAATGGAATGCCGGCCAGGGTGATGGCGATACCAATCAGGAGATTAGCTGGCTCCTCGAAATTCGGGAGCAACACCAACGTCGCGCAACCCACCATGAAGATAATGGGCAGAGCGAGATGGACCTTAATAGGTCTTGGTAAGTCGGGcctgaaagaaaaataagaaacgaTTAGTTAATTAGGCAGGTAAACCAATTTCCTTAAAacctagaaaattctttcttgaattttcttCATCTAGAAAGGTTTTCTATATTCGAAggcaaattttctaataacaagaatttttttctattttcaaagtaaggccgattcaatggcgagatttctaaaatttagaaaataagtttttaagtgtattattatgaaatatcaaaatctttttaatattattgacAGATATATTTTGAAGGTAAAAGTATTTGACACTTCATCATTTATTTAACACCTTCCCAAATGTTTTTCTGAAATTtactatttaatttgaataaataaacttaattgaaatttaattatttttcaaatattttaaactagttttaaatattcttatgTACTaaaattgtctatttcatatgtcgaattttttagaaatacatAGTTAGGCTAAAATTAGGTTTTAGATCCTATATTGTtattacactcaaaataaatttaaccctaaattttagaaaatcgccattaaaatttcttttttctaaatacaagaaagttatttctaaatctaaggaaatttttcttaagtcaagaaagttttccttaaatccacgaagtttttcttaaatgtagaaaatggttaccatgaactaaaatcaccctaaaatctagaaaaaatgcccttaaaattagaaattattttctgaaaaatagaaaggcaaacgaaaataataaaatatattggcaacaccttttctaaaaatgagtgccctaaccctaaaattaagctaaccctaaataatagaaacatttcctaaaaagtagaaagtttttctaaaaaatagaaatagttgttttcacatgctctggcacaccaaaatgttcaatgccagaacttgtcagctgccggccagctgtactcgtggcgcagaccgttaaagcacttggttagcaatcgaatcgacgcgggttcgagtcccagagcaaaattttttaacttttttttttaatgttattttatttttttaaatttattttattttatttttatttgtttttttacttttttttattcctttttttattgatggcaagcagtaaactaaaaataattaggtttatattcagttatttactatatactacacataatataaattgcgttagcataaatatatacatatgtatatcgtatgtaaataagtaaaacgcgaatggtcaaaattatgcaattagtattcaaatgtgttgtccgcttcaccctttacatacattgctcggtttgccacagcaagtttaagtgctacaatggcccagtatgtaggccattcgctcctcgcgcgggagacccgggttcgattctcacgacggacaagtaaaaaattgtaagtttttttcatgaacataaaatattaactaatcataatttctacattcccaatcttccgcagtcccgtagtccacatttacaaccacatttggctttggttagataagaaatccaagcgcaaatacataataataaatacataacctttaacattcacaatatacaagaccacacaacgcctgcatatgtatatagggaggagtacataatataaacgtatatacaaaaaaaaatcatgattgaacatgtttttttgttttgtttttaatttctattttttaggaaaatttcctactttttagaaatttttgcccttaaatttagtaaaattaccctaaaatttagaaatatgacgtcaaaaaaaatcaaaaatatagaaaaatgtgaccctaaaatttagggcgagcttgtcttgaagacaaaagtagggcgatttccttgactttagggttaattttattttgagtgtatacGGTAAATCATATGATACCAACCTCTTATGCCGGAGCCACAACATTCCAGCTATGCTGGCCACCACTGATAGCCAGAGAACCGAACTGAAATAGTTGATCAACTGGTAAACATTATCCGTGAGCAGCATTAACAGCGACATCAGACACTAAAggtaaatatgcaaatatcatATAATATCAATTCTAAGGAAAATGCAAAGTGCCGTTGCCAACTTACTGTGAAAATCAGGGAGGGAATAGGAGTCTGTTGCTTGACGTGGAACAGCTGGAAAAACTTTGGCAAATGCCCCTCCTGAGCTCCAGTTGCAAAAAGTCGCGCCGAGGTGAAGAGCACTCCGTTTACACCTCCAAAGGTGCTCAGGGCCACGAAAATGGGAACCATGAAAGCCAGAGGTCCGAACACACGGTTTCCAAAGGTCACCGCTACGGCCAACGAACTGAGCATCTCCGGTTTGTTGACCACTGCGAAATAGGCCAAATTAACCAGAACATAGATGCCCGTGACCAGGGGCATGGCTATCCAAATGGCACGCGGAAGGTTTCtgcacaaagaaaaaatatcaaatgtttagaaaatcaatatttatgaTCTTTATTTGAAGGGTTATATTATAtgacttttaaatttctttttataaaaatagaattaaacTGGAATTGGAAACTAAATGTTGGATTCGTCGTGATCTTTTAGGATTAGATTTATTTTAGGAtttcaatattataaattaaatagtaaaGTAATCAGAAAACTTTATTATAATGTTGCCATTGGAAatatcggaaaattaaaattataggaaaactaattgtttttaatatgaatattttatgaaaccaaaataAGACAAACAAACTTAGGAACTACTTATAAGGTTTCTGAAATTGCACacatttaataacatttacaCATTTTAATAGCATGATATCGTTTTAACtttaagggtatataaacttcttCTTGGCAAAGTCagttatttattcaaaatgcGTAGCGTAATAAAATCTCAGTAATCCATCTTCAAACAAGAAATGTAGAGATAGTAATTTCTATTTCTACTAAAATCTTGATTTACATTTTTCCTTGTGTGAAAAGGAACGTGCTGTTTTGAGAGAATTCCACTTGGAATAGAGGGGTTGAAGCACTTAAATTGATTGCCGCGCTTGGTGAGCAAATTGAATTCGTTAGGGAGACGGCAGGCAGCATCTCGCCCACTCAGCCACTTTCTAAGACCCATGACATCAAGGACGCTCAACAAGTTTCAACTTGTTGCTGCCTGCGCATGACGCAAACGGAATGAATAGGGCAAAAATAATCCAGACCCACTCCACTTTCGCAGCCATTTGTCATGATGGCTTGAAGGACCAGGACCCGGACCCCACTTCACTTACTTGTACGGATCCTGAAGCTCCTCGGTGACAAAGTTCAAATAATTCCATCCGCCAAAGGCAAACAGACCCGAGTAGAAGGCGTAGCCAATGTTGCGGGCGCTGTATGTGCCCTCCCAAGGATTGCTGAAGTTCTCCAACTTGCCGGTGGCCATGTAGTACAGTCCGGCCAGGATAATCATGATGAGGGCCAGCAGCTTGCCCACCGTGAACACATCCTGCACCTTCATCGACACCTTCACGGACAGGCAATTAATGGCGGTGAGCAGAGCTGTGAAAGTGTCAGTAATTAAAGTTAGTAACTGGAATTCAGGGCAATGGGTTGGCCTACTCACTTAGACAAATGGCGGCCAGTAGCTTCACCGCATTCTCCGGCGGTTCGCAGTCCGGGAAAAATGGTTTGACCGCATAATGGGCAAAAGTTAATGCCACTATGGTCTGTAAACAAAAGTATatggaattttaatatttatacccgttactcgtagagagatctcggaaactacaaaagctagaaggttgagatttcccacacatatccttgggcttcctacgcagcgcaagtttatttcagccgagcgccacgcccctctaacgcccaacAGGAGTTTAAAATGtgcctggcgcccacacctttaaagatttccgagaagtataaatacaattttgttgtgtatatttatacctatcgaaatgtagaagaaaattttcaaaccggaccattcattcaaaagttatgtgcaatcaaaattttatatattcatcttccctttagctaagtgacgggtattaaatagtctctcttgttttaactatATTAAATCTCTTattcttttgttttcattcGAGAAAGTTGTTTTTTCCGTAATTGAATTCAATTCCGGTCGAAGGTAGTCGCcacttaataaatttatatttatttgcatcAACAATCAATTCAAAGCTCAGCCCATCCATCAATCAAGACAAATAAACAACCCGTAATTCAATTGACAAGCCTTTCGGAACTGACCTGCGTGGTTGGCCGAATGATGAGCAGTGCTATCCAGAGCCG
The genomic region above belongs to Drosophila takahashii strain IR98-3 E-12201 chromosome 2L, DtakHiC1v2, whole genome shotgun sequence and contains:
- the JhI-21 gene encoding large neutral amino acids transporter small subunit 1; translated protein: MTDRYANGVTTSLVEPTNGRTSSANGNASEGEEKIVLKRKLTLINGVAIIVGTIIGSGIFIAPTGVFLYTESVGSSLLIWSICGILSTIGALCYAELGTSITRSGGDYAYLLVSFGPLVGFLRLWIALLIIRPTTQTIVALTFAHYAVKPFFPDCEPPENAVKLLAAICLTLLTAINCLSVKVSMKVQDVFTVGKLLALIMIILAGLYYMATGKLENFSNPWEGTYSARNIGYAFYSGLFAFGGWNYLNFVTEELQDPYKNLPRAIWIAMPLVTGIYVLVNLAYFAVVNKPEMLSSLAVAVTFGNRVFGPLAFMVPIFVALSTFGGVNGVLFTSARLFATGAQEGHLPKFFQLFHVKQQTPIPSLIFTCLMSLLMLLTDNVYQLINYFSSVLWLSVVASIAGMLWLRHKRPDLPRPIKVHLALPIIFMVGCATLVLLPNFEEPANLLIGIAITLAGIPFYYAFIAWKNKPKCYGRLSNSVVEICRAIFNTTIIESNEAIN